In Pseudomonas nunensis, a single window of DNA contains:
- a CDS encoding aminotransferase class I/II-fold pyridoxal phosphate-dependent enzyme — protein sequence MRFSPFVERISGDGVAAWDIHNAAFEARRRGEDVIILSVGDPDFPTPDFITDAAIHALREGDTHYTEIAGRQALREAIATRYSGLFGREVNASNVIIVAGAQNALFATSMCLLNVGDEVIALDPMYVTYEATLKASGATLVRVPCSADAGFRLDAAVLAKAITPKTRAIFFSNPNNPTGVVLSREELQGIADLVIAHDLWVVVDEVYESLTFEREHLSLASLPGMAERCVVIGSLSKSHAMTGWRTGWIIADETMVAHAENLVLSMLYGLPGFVMEAALKAVESHEEVTHGMREIYRHRRDLVVAGLSDCPGISVLNPDAGMFVLVDVRGTGLTSLEFAWRLLREAHVSVLDAAAFGEPAQGFVRISFTLGEERLAQACQRIRDFVLVLNGEAPRPVTAHVTSAATPEPVAARTMIEVDGLHKRFGNIEVLKGVSLTAREGDVISLIGASGSGKSTLLRCINMLEVPDQGRILVDGESIHLNFDRPGAPLVSDAKQLVRIRSSLGMVFQNFNLWPHRTVLENLIEAPTQVLRESRAEATERAEALLERVGLAAKRNEYPAFLSGGQQQRVAIARALAMRPKVMLFDEPTSALDPELVGEVLRVIRSLAEEGRTMILVTHEMAFARDVSSKVAYLHQGLIEETGSPDEVFVHPRSERCRQFVNAHQTR from the coding sequence ATGCGGTTTTCACCCTTTGTTGAGCGGATTTCAGGCGATGGCGTCGCCGCCTGGGATATTCACAATGCAGCGTTCGAAGCCCGGCGCCGTGGCGAAGACGTGATCATCCTCAGCGTCGGCGACCCGGATTTCCCCACCCCGGATTTCATCACCGACGCCGCTATCCACGCCTTGCGAGAAGGCGACACCCACTACACCGAAATCGCCGGTCGCCAAGCCTTGCGCGAAGCCATCGCCACCCGCTACAGCGGCTTGTTCGGCCGTGAAGTGAACGCATCCAACGTCATCATCGTCGCCGGGGCGCAGAACGCGTTGTTCGCCACCTCAATGTGCCTGTTGAATGTCGGCGACGAAGTGATTGCCCTGGACCCGATGTACGTCACCTACGAGGCGACCCTCAAGGCCTCCGGCGCAACATTGGTCCGCGTGCCATGTTCGGCGGACGCGGGTTTTCGCCTCGACGCCGCCGTCCTCGCCAAAGCCATCACCCCCAAGACCCGGGCGATTTTCTTCTCCAACCCCAACAACCCCACCGGCGTGGTGCTGAGCCGCGAAGAACTGCAAGGCATCGCCGACCTGGTGATCGCCCATGATTTGTGGGTGGTGGTGGACGAGGTCTATGAAAGCCTGACCTTCGAACGCGAACACCTGAGCCTGGCGTCGTTGCCGGGCATGGCCGAGCGTTGCGTGGTGATCGGCAGCCTGTCGAAATCCCATGCAATGACCGGTTGGCGCACCGGTTGGATCATTGCCGATGAAACGATGGTCGCCCATGCGGAAAACCTGGTGCTGAGCATGCTCTACGGCTTGCCGGGGTTCGTCATGGAGGCTGCGCTTAAAGCCGTGGAGTCCCATGAAGAAGTCACCCACGGCATGCGCGAAATCTATCGCCATCGCCGGGATCTGGTCGTCGCTGGGCTATCGGATTGCCCAGGCATTTCCGTACTCAACCCCGACGCCGGCATGTTTGTACTGGTGGACGTGCGCGGCACCGGGCTGACTTCATTGGAATTCGCCTGGCGCCTGTTGCGCGAGGCGCATGTCTCGGTGCTGGATGCGGCTGCATTCGGTGAGCCGGCGCAAGGCTTCGTGCGGATCTCGTTCACCCTAGGCGAAGAACGACTGGCCCAGGCCTGCCAGCGCATTCGCGACTTTGTCCTGGTGCTTAACGGCGAGGCACCACGGCCCGTGACCGCCCACGTCACCAGCGCCGCAACGCCTGAGCCGGTCGCCGCCCGGACCATGATCGAAGTCGATGGCCTGCACAAACGCTTCGGCAATATCGAGGTGCTCAAAGGCGTCTCGCTGACCGCCCGCGAAGGCGATGTGATCTCCCTGATCGGCGCCAGCGGCTCGGGTAAAAGTACTTTGCTGCGCTGCATCAACATGCTCGAAGTGCCAGACCAGGGGCGCATTCTGGTGGACGGCGAAAGCATCCATCTGAACTTCGATCGCCCGGGCGCACCGCTGGTGTCGGACGCCAAGCAACTGGTGCGGATTCGTTCGAGCCTGGGCATGGTGTTCCAGAACTTTAACCTCTGGCCCCATCGCACGGTGCTGGAAAACCTCATCGAAGCGCCCACCCAGGTCCTGCGCGAAAGCCGTGCCGAAGCCACTGAACGGGCCGAAGCCTTGCTGGAGCGCGTAGGGCTGGCAGCCAAGCGCAACGAGTACCCGGCGTTTCTCTCCGGGGGACAGCAACAACGAGTGGCCATCGCCCGCGCCCTGGCCATGCGGCCCAAAGTCATGCTGTTCGATGAACCCACCTCGGCACTTGACCCGGAACTGGTCGGCGAAGTGCTGCGGGTGATCCGCTCCCTCGCGGAAGAAGGCCGGACCATGATCCTGGTGACCCATGAGATGGCTTTCGCCCGCGATGTGTCGTCCAAAGTCGCCTATTTGCACCAAGGGCTGATCGAAGAAACCGGTTCGCCGGATGAAGTGTTCGTACACCCACGCAGCGAACGTTGCCGGCAGTTCGTCAACGCTCATCAGACTCGCTAA
- a CDS encoding response regulator transcription factor: MMPCVLVVSEDPLLRESLQAFLGGQGYEVHCADSADQADTCLERFPVGLVLLDARLRGSNSLDLTRQWRERSEVGIILVGGDDGERLAGLECGADDYLTQPLPSPELLTRARNLLRRVHHAQLLAQPAAHLKRFADWTLDTDRRRLKGCDGRETLLSHGEFQLLNVFMRNSGHTLSRDQLMDQLRNREWLPNDRSIDVLVGRLRRKLHDDPAEPELIITIHGAGYLFTAGASLAA, encoded by the coding sequence CTGATGCCGTGCGTGTTGGTGGTGAGTGAAGATCCTTTGCTCCGAGAATCGTTACAGGCTTTTCTGGGCGGGCAAGGGTATGAGGTTCACTGCGCTGACAGCGCTGATCAGGCCGATACGTGCCTTGAGCGTTTCCCGGTGGGGCTGGTGTTGCTGGATGCGCGTTTGCGGGGCAGCAACTCACTGGACCTGACTCGCCAATGGCGTGAGCGCTCGGAGGTCGGGATTATCCTGGTGGGTGGCGATGACGGAGAACGTCTCGCGGGACTGGAATGCGGCGCCGATGATTACCTGACCCAACCTTTGCCTTCACCCGAACTGCTTACCCGCGCCCGAAATCTGCTGAGGCGCGTGCACCACGCTCAATTGCTCGCGCAACCTGCTGCGCACCTCAAGCGTTTCGCCGACTGGACCCTGGACACCGATCGCCGCCGCCTCAAAGGCTGCGACGGTCGCGAAACCCTGCTCAGCCATGGCGAGTTCCAGTTGCTCAATGTGTTCATGCGCAACAGTGGCCACACCCTGAGCCGCGACCAGTTAATGGACCAGTTGCGCAACCGCGAATGGCTGCCCAACGATCGCTCGATCGATGTGCTGGTGGGGCGCCTGCGTCGCAAGCTGCATGACGACCCGGCCGAACCGGAATTGATCATCACCATTCATGGTGCCGGCTATCTGTTTACCGCCGGCGCATCGCTGGCAGCCTGA
- a CDS encoding transporter substrate-binding domain-containing protein encodes MGNRRLANFLTGVACVMLAGMSAAQAQPIRFAVAAEPYPPYTEKQANGEWKGFEVDLIHKLCSEMKAECEIKEVAWDGIIPSLLAKKIDVIFSSMSVTEEREKQIAFSKAYYDSVIAIVGPKDASVKKYPDDLKGKTIGVQNSTVSASFLKTYYEKIADVKYYDTQDSANADLIAGRIDLMMADGTAMAAFVKTPDAKDLAYLGPVPYDPIFGKGVGAGLRKDDTELKAKLDKAITSLLASKDYDDLSEHYFGTSVKPAF; translated from the coding sequence ATGGGAAATCGACGTTTGGCAAACTTCTTGACCGGCGTGGCCTGCGTCATGCTGGCCGGCATGAGCGCGGCGCAAGCCCAACCGATCAGGTTCGCGGTCGCGGCAGAACCCTATCCGCCGTACACCGAAAAACAGGCCAATGGTGAGTGGAAAGGCTTCGAAGTCGACCTGATTCACAAGCTCTGCAGCGAAATGAAAGCCGAGTGCGAGATCAAGGAAGTGGCATGGGACGGGATCATTCCATCGCTGCTGGCGAAGAAGATAGACGTGATTTTCTCCTCCATGTCCGTGACCGAAGAGCGTGAAAAACAGATCGCGTTCAGCAAGGCTTATTACGACTCGGTGATTGCGATTGTCGGGCCGAAGGACGCTTCGGTGAAGAAGTACCCGGATGACCTCAAGGGCAAGACCATCGGCGTGCAGAACTCGACGGTGAGCGCGAGTTTCCTCAAGACCTACTACGAAAAAATTGCCGACGTTAAGTACTACGACACCCAGGACTCGGCCAACGCCGACCTGATTGCCGGTCGCATCGACCTGATGATGGCGGACGGCACGGCCATGGCAGCCTTCGTCAAGACCCCCGATGCCAAGGACCTGGCGTACCTCGGCCCGGTGCCGTATGACCCGATCTTCGGCAAAGGCGTGGGCGCCGGTCTGCGCAAGGACGACACCGAGCTCAAGGCCAAACTCGACAAGGCCATCACCTCCTTGCTGGCCAGCAAGGACTACGACGACCTCTCTGAGCATTACTTCGGCACCAGCGTGAAACCTGCGTTCTGA
- a CDS encoding NAD(P)H-dependent oxidoreductase — translation MNVLILHAHPEPQSFTNALRDQAVQTLQAQGHAVQVSDLYAMNWNPVASAEDFSDRDNPDYLVYALEQRLGVKTKSLAPDIQQELDKLLWADLLILNFPIYWFSMPAILKGWIDRVLVSGVCYGGKRFYDQGGLAGKKALVTVTLGGREHMFGEDAIHGPLEEMLRPLLRGTLAYVGLDVLPPFVAWHVPYISAEARGQFLLDYQRRLENLHQDSPLVFPRLAQFDEALYPIR, via the coding sequence ATGAACGTTTTGATTCTCCACGCCCATCCCGAACCGCAATCCTTTACCAACGCGTTGCGCGATCAGGCGGTGCAGACTTTGCAAGCCCAAGGGCACGCGGTCCAGGTGTCGGACCTCTACGCCATGAACTGGAACCCGGTCGCCAGCGCTGAGGATTTCTCCGACCGGGACAACCCCGACTATCTGGTCTACGCCCTCGAACAACGCCTGGGCGTGAAGACCAAAAGCCTCGCCCCGGACATCCAGCAGGAACTCGACAAATTGCTGTGGGCCGACCTGCTGATCCTCAACTTTCCGATCTACTGGTTCTCGATGCCGGCGATCCTCAAGGGCTGGATCGACCGGGTGCTGGTGTCCGGCGTGTGCTACGGCGGCAAGCGCTTCTACGATCAGGGTGGGCTGGCGGGCAAGAAAGCGCTGGTCACCGTGACCCTCGGCGGGCGCGAGCACATGTTCGGCGAGGACGCGATTCACGGTCCGCTGGAGGAAATGCTGCGCCCACTGCTGCGCGGCACGCTGGCGTATGTCGGCCTCGACGTGCTGCCGCCATTTGTGGCGTGGCATGTGCCTTACATCAGCGCTGAAGCTCGCGGACAGTTTCTGCTCGATTACCAGCGGCGCCTGGAGAATCTGCATCAGGATTCGCCGCTGGTGTTCCCGCGCCTGGCGCAGTTTGACGAGGCGCTGTATCCGATTCGTTGA
- a CDS encoding acyl-CoA dehydrogenase family protein, which translates to MNFQLTQEQDMLVEAVRRFVEKELLPHEETVDRADAVPPELAAQIRAKAIAAGFYAFNMPEEVGGGGLDYLSQALVERELSKVSWALHVFVARPSKILMACTGAQVEDYLLPCVRGEKVDCFALTEPGAGSDANAIKTRAVRDGDDFVINGSKHFISHAGHADFAIVFAVTDTYEHNGRQRNAVTSFLVDRDTPGMTIRRGPKCVSNRGYHTSEIFFDDCRVPASKVLGEVGKGWEVANAWLTAGRVMVAANCVGQAQRALDVALQWAADRKQFGHAIGTYQGISFKLADMATEIRAAELLALHAAWKMDQGTMTDGEAGMAKLFASEVLGRAADEAVQIFGGMGLMDEGPVERIWRNARIERIWEGTSEIQRHIISRELLRPLLR; encoded by the coding sequence ATGAATTTCCAACTGACTCAAGAGCAGGACATGCTGGTGGAAGCGGTGCGGCGTTTTGTCGAGAAAGAGCTGCTGCCCCACGAAGAAACCGTCGACCGCGCCGATGCCGTGCCGCCGGAACTGGCCGCGCAGATTCGCGCCAAGGCAATCGCCGCAGGTTTCTACGCCTTCAACATGCCGGAAGAGGTCGGCGGTGGCGGCCTCGATTACCTGTCCCAGGCGCTGGTCGAGCGTGAGCTGTCGAAGGTGTCGTGGGCGCTGCATGTGTTCGTCGCGCGTCCGTCGAAAATCCTCATGGCTTGCACCGGCGCGCAGGTCGAGGACTATCTGTTGCCCTGCGTGCGCGGCGAGAAGGTCGACTGTTTTGCCCTGACCGAACCGGGCGCCGGCTCCGACGCCAACGCGATCAAGACCCGCGCCGTGCGGGATGGCGATGACTTCGTGATCAACGGCAGCAAGCATTTCATCAGCCACGCCGGCCATGCCGATTTCGCGATTGTGTTCGCGGTCACCGACACCTATGAGCACAACGGCCGCCAGCGCAACGCCGTGACGTCGTTCCTGGTGGATCGCGACACACCGGGGATGACCATCCGCCGTGGCCCGAAATGCGTGAGCAATCGCGGTTATCACACCAGCGAGATCTTCTTCGACGACTGCCGCGTGCCGGCCTCCAAGGTGCTGGGTGAAGTCGGCAAAGGTTGGGAGGTTGCCAACGCCTGGTTGACTGCGGGCCGGGTGATGGTGGCGGCCAACTGTGTCGGTCAGGCCCAGCGTGCGCTGGACGTGGCGCTGCAATGGGCGGCGGACCGCAAACAATTCGGCCACGCCATTGGCACCTACCAGGGCATCTCGTTCAAGTTGGCGGACATGGCCACCGAAATCCGCGCCGCCGAACTGCTGGCGCTGCATGCCGCCTGGAAAATGGACCAGGGCACCATGACCGACGGCGAGGCCGGCATGGCCAAGCTGTTCGCCAGCGAAGTATTGGGCCGCGCGGCCGATGAGGCGGTGCAGATTTTTGGCGGCATGGGCCTGATGGACGAAGGGCCGGTGGAGCGCATCTGGCGCAACGCGCGGATCGAGCGGATCTGGGAAGGCACGTCGGAGATCCAGCGCCACATCATTTCCCGCGAACTGCTGCGGCCATTGCTGCGTTGA
- a CDS encoding 5-guanidino-2-oxopentanoate decarboxylase, producing the protein MRFQSTPQPVSSSLTGGQALVRLLANYGVDTVFGIPGVHTLELYRGLPGSGIRHVLTRHEQGAGFMADGYARVSGKPGVCFIITGPGVTNAATAIGQAYADSIPMLVISSVNHTSSLGKGWGSLHETQDQRAITAPITAFSAVALSTDDLPELIARAFAVFDSERPRPVHISVPLDVLAGAISRDWSAEVVRRPGRGLPETGALDDAARRLQQAQRPMIIAGGGALAAGDELQVLSERLAAPLFTSVAGKGLLAADAPLNAGSSLCVQPGWDLIAQADVVLAVGTEMADTDYWRERLPLSGDVIRVDIDPRKFNDFYPCAVALHGDARQTLEALLARLPDETRDPRESATAVAALKAAIRSGHGELQSIHQQILDRIAAAMPADTVISTDMTQLAYTGNYAFASRGIRSWLHPTGYGTLGYGLPAGIGAKFGAPQRPGLVLVGDGGFLYTAQELATAVEELDSPLVVLLWNNDALGQIRDDMLSLDIEPVGVLPRNPDFPLLAKAFGCTVHEPQSLDELERDLRRGFAHPGMTLIELKHACACR; encoded by the coding sequence ATGAGATTCCAATCGACTCCGCAACCTGTTTCTTCGAGCCTCACCGGCGGTCAGGCATTGGTGCGTCTGCTGGCCAATTACGGCGTCGACACCGTGTTCGGCATTCCTGGTGTGCACACGTTGGAGCTGTATCGCGGACTGCCCGGCAGCGGCATCCGGCACGTGCTGACCCGGCATGAGCAGGGCGCCGGATTCATGGCTGACGGTTATGCCCGGGTCAGTGGCAAACCCGGCGTGTGCTTCATCATTACCGGCCCCGGCGTGACCAACGCGGCGACCGCCATCGGCCAGGCTTATGCGGACTCAATTCCGATGCTGGTGATCTCCAGCGTCAACCACACTTCAAGCCTCGGCAAAGGTTGGGGCAGCCTGCATGAAACCCAGGATCAACGGGCAATCACCGCGCCCATCACCGCGTTTTCGGCGGTGGCCCTGAGCACCGACGATTTGCCTGAATTGATCGCCCGCGCCTTCGCGGTGTTCGACAGCGAGCGGCCACGTCCGGTGCATATTTCGGTGCCGCTGGACGTACTGGCCGGGGCGATCAGCCGTGACTGGAGCGCAGAGGTGGTGCGGCGTCCCGGACGCGGTCTGCCGGAAACGGGCGCGCTGGATGACGCGGCCCGGCGCCTGCAACAGGCCCAGCGTCCGATGATCATTGCGGGCGGCGGTGCTTTGGCCGCGGGGGATGAGTTGCAGGTTTTGAGCGAACGTCTTGCCGCGCCACTGTTCACCAGCGTCGCCGGCAAAGGCCTGCTGGCAGCGGATGCGCCGCTGAATGCCGGCTCCAGCCTGTGCGTGCAACCCGGTTGGGACCTGATCGCGCAAGCGGATGTGGTGCTGGCGGTCGGTACCGAAATGGCCGACACCGATTATTGGCGCGAGCGCCTGCCGCTCAGTGGTGACGTGATCCGGGTCGATATCGATCCACGCAAGTTCAACGATTTCTATCCTTGTGCCGTCGCCCTGCATGGCGATGCCCGGCAAACCCTCGAGGCTTTGCTGGCACGCTTGCCTGACGAGACGAGGGATCCGCGTGAATCAGCAACGGCGGTGGCTGCTTTGAAAGCGGCGATCCGCAGCGGTCACGGTGAATTGCAGTCGATCCATCAACAGATTCTGGACCGTATCGCCGCCGCGATGCCCGCCGATACCGTCATCAGCACCGACATGACCCAACTGGCCTACACCGGCAACTACGCGTTCGCCAGCCGGGGCATCCGCAGTTGGCTGCATCCCACCGGCTACGGCACCCTCGGGTATGGCTTGCCGGCGGGCATCGGTGCGAAATTCGGCGCGCCGCAACGGCCCGGTCTGGTGCTGGTGGGGGATGGCGGGTTTCTCTACACCGCGCAGGAACTGGCCACCGCCGTCGAGGAGCTGGACAGCCCGCTGGTGGTGTTGCTCTGGAACAACGACGCCCTGGGGCAGATTCGCGACGACATGCTCAGCCTGGACATCGAGCCGGTGGGTGTATTGCCGCGCAATCCGGATTTCCCGCTGCTGGCCAAAGCCTTCGGCTGCACGGTGCACGAACCGCAAAGCCTCGACGAGCTGGAACGCGACCTGCGCCGTGGTTTTGCCCATCCCGGCATGACCCTGATCGAGCTCAAGCACGCCTGCGCGTGTCGATAA
- a CDS encoding enoyl-CoA hydratase/isomerase family protein: protein MTSHSTLLSRVENGIAWVTLNRPEQRNALDIPTLKALINLLDEHDANPDVRVLVLTGSGKGFCAGADVAEWADAESRGILETYGWTETAHTLMNRLHGFSKPSIAAINGIAVGAGMDLTLTCDFRLAAQSARFKAGYTSLAYSPDAGASWHLPRLIGAEQAKRLLFLDEIWSADRALATGLVSEICADEQLLDSAAELATRLANGPTFAFKQTKVLIRDGAQRSLAEQLEAEQAAGLLCGRSHDGAEALKAAVEKRTPHFIGR, encoded by the coding sequence ATGACTTCTCATTCGACACTGCTGAGCCGGGTAGAAAACGGCATCGCCTGGGTCACGCTCAATCGCCCGGAACAGCGCAACGCGTTGGACATTCCGACCCTGAAGGCCTTGATCAACCTGCTCGACGAGCACGATGCCAACCCTGACGTCCGGGTGCTGGTGTTGACGGGTTCCGGCAAAGGCTTTTGCGCGGGCGCCGATGTGGCCGAATGGGCCGATGCGGAAAGCCGCGGCATCCTCGAAACCTACGGCTGGACCGAAACCGCCCACACCTTGATGAACCGCCTGCACGGTTTCAGCAAACCGAGCATCGCCGCCATTAACGGCATCGCGGTCGGAGCCGGGATGGATTTGACCCTGACATGCGATTTTCGCCTGGCCGCCCAATCCGCGCGGTTCAAGGCCGGCTACACCAGCCTGGCCTATTCGCCGGATGCGGGCGCGAGTTGGCACCTGCCACGCCTGATCGGCGCCGAACAGGCCAAGCGCCTGCTGTTCCTCGATGAAATCTGGAGTGCCGATCGCGCATTGGCTACCGGTTTGGTCAGTGAAATCTGCGCCGATGAGCAGTTGCTGGACAGCGCCGCCGAGCTCGCAACGCGCCTGGCCAACGGCCCGACCTTCGCCTTCAAGCAGACCAAAGTGCTGATCCGCGACGGCGCCCAACGCAGCCTCGCCGAACAGCTTGAGGCCGAGCAGGCCGCCGGTTTGCTCTGCGGTCGCAGCCATGACGGCGCCGAAGCCCTCAAGGCTGCCGTGGAAAAACGCACCCCTCACTTTATCGGCCGCTAA
- a CDS encoding TetR family transcriptional regulator C-terminal domain-containing protein — protein sequence MAEEARFLRMDPNLRKANLVAATLRCLKKYGFVGTSIRKICAEAGVSVGLISHHYAGKDELVADAYLHITGQVMRLLRESVAASGDGARRHLSAFFEASFSSRMLDPELIEAWLAFWGAVKTADAINRAHDHSYGEYRTIMGEALTLLAQEQGWDGFDSGLASIGLSALLDGLWLECGLNPSTFTPAQGVLICEAWVDGLQMGGFRRFIAH from the coding sequence ATGGCCGAGGAAGCGCGTTTTCTGCGAATGGACCCCAATTTGCGCAAGGCCAATCTGGTGGCCGCCACGCTGAGGTGCCTGAAAAAGTACGGCTTTGTCGGCACCTCGATCCGCAAGATTTGCGCGGAGGCCGGGGTGTCGGTGGGTTTGATCAGTCATCACTACGCCGGCAAGGATGAACTGGTCGCCGATGCCTATCTGCACATCACCGGGCAGGTGATGCGGCTGTTGCGCGAGTCCGTGGCCGCTTCGGGTGACGGCGCGCGACGGCATCTGTCGGCGTTTTTCGAAGCGTCGTTTTCCTCGCGCATGCTCGACCCCGAGCTGATCGAAGCCTGGCTGGCGTTCTGGGGCGCGGTGAAAACCGCGGATGCGATCAACCGCGCCCACGATCATTCCTATGGCGAGTATCGAACCATCATGGGCGAAGCCTTGACCTTGTTGGCCCAGGAGCAGGGCTGGGACGGTTTCGACAGCGGTCTGGCGTCCATCGGCTTGAGTGCGTTGCTGGACGGTTTATGGCTGGAATGCGGGCTCAATCCGAGCACTTTTACCCCGGCCCAGGGCGTGCTGATTTGTGAAGCGTGGGTAGATGGCCTGCAAATGGGCGGGTTTCGGCGTTTCATCGCGCACTGA
- a CDS encoding acetate--CoA ligase family protein, giving the protein MSIRDNLKRMLAPQHLAFVGGRSMARAFKRCADGGFQGQMWLVNPQHESLEGIPCVASVADLPCGPDAVFIATNRELTLNCVAELALKGAGGAICYASGFAETGEEGQALQAQLLQAAGDMALLGPNCYGLLDYLHSAALWPVAHGGKAVERGVAVLTQSGNFAYNLSMSDRSLPLAYMASVGNQAQLGVAELMDVLLDEPRVTAIGLHLEGLKNVPGFARAAHKALEKGIPVIALKTGVSQIGAELALSHTSSLAGSDALYDSLFERLGVIRVSGPVSFVETLKAAACGRLPAGPSLAALACSGGDAGFIADYAERNGLTLPKFDDCQRADLAQVLPSYANLVNPLDFTTAIWGDRDALENMLESVLRTPADAALLVLDYPAESTGERKECDLLLELFCELLERHGKTGVVTSAFPELLPASARDRLHARGVAALQGIEDGLAAWGRIAQYQTRRRVLLAKGESVLAPICPAALVSEGQLLDEWQSKQALRPFGLPLPEARLCRPEQALEEAEHLGYPLVLKVVSADLPHKTEAGGVALNLKDPAALQSALESMRGNLAKHAPGLLFDQVLLERMASPPLSELIVGIKRETGFGLALVIGAGGILVELLKDSRSLLLPTTDQAIHDALLSLRCAPLLTGFRGGPAVDLPALVRAIRAVADYAGENAERLLELDVNPLLVNAQGAVAVDALIRLA; this is encoded by the coding sequence ATGTCAATCAGAGACAATCTCAAGCGCATGCTGGCGCCGCAGCATTTGGCGTTCGTCGGCGGGCGCAGCATGGCGCGGGCGTTCAAACGCTGCGCCGATGGTGGTTTCCAGGGCCAGATGTGGTTGGTCAATCCGCAGCACGAGAGCCTGGAGGGCATTCCTTGCGTGGCATCGGTTGCGGATTTGCCGTGCGGGCCGGATGCGGTGTTTATCGCGACCAATCGCGAACTGACGTTGAACTGCGTCGCCGAACTGGCGCTCAAGGGCGCCGGCGGAGCGATCTGCTATGCGTCCGGCTTCGCTGAAACCGGCGAGGAAGGCCAAGCCCTGCAAGCGCAACTGTTGCAAGCTGCCGGCGACATGGCGCTGCTCGGGCCGAATTGCTACGGCTTGCTCGACTATCTGCACAGCGCCGCGTTGTGGCCGGTGGCCCATGGCGGCAAAGCGGTGGAGAGGGGCGTCGCGGTGCTGACCCAGAGCGGCAATTTCGCTTACAACCTGAGCATGAGCGATCGCTCGCTGCCGTTGGCCTACATGGCCTCGGTGGGCAATCAGGCGCAGTTGGGCGTGGCGGAATTGATGGACGTGCTGCTCGACGAGCCGCGTGTGACAGCCATCGGTCTGCACCTCGAAGGGCTGAAGAACGTTCCCGGTTTTGCCCGCGCCGCACACAAGGCGCTGGAGAAGGGGATTCCGGTGATCGCCCTGAAAACCGGCGTGTCGCAGATCGGCGCGGAGCTGGCGTTGAGTCACACCAGTTCCCTGGCCGGTTCGGATGCGCTTTACGACAGCCTGTTCGAGCGTCTCGGGGTGATCCGGGTCAGCGGGCCGGTGAGTTTTGTCGAAACCCTCAAGGCTGCGGCCTGCGGTCGTCTGCCGGCGGGTCCGAGTCTCGCGGCGCTGGCCTGTTCCGGTGGCGACGCAGGATTTATCGCCGACTACGCCGAACGCAACGGCCTAACCCTGCCAAAATTTGACGACTGCCAACGCGCGGATCTGGCGCAGGTGTTGCCGAGCTACGCCAACCTGGTCAATCCGCTGGACTTCACTACGGCGATCTGGGGCGACCGCGACGCGCTGGAAAACATGCTCGAGAGCGTTTTGCGCACGCCGGCTGATGCGGCATTGCTGGTGCTGGATTACCCGGCCGAATCCACCGGTGAACGCAAGGAATGCGACTTGCTGCTGGAGTTGTTTTGCGAGTTGCTGGAGCGGCATGGCAAGACCGGTGTGGTGACATCGGCGTTCCCCGAATTGCTCCCGGCCAGTGCCCGCGATCGGCTGCATGCCCGTGGCGTTGCTGCGCTGCAAGGGATTGAAGATGGTTTGGCGGCGTGGGGGCGGATCGCCCAGTACCAGACGCGCCGCCGGGTGTTGCTGGCCAAGGGTGAATCGGTGCTGGCGCCGATCTGTCCGGCTGCGTTGGTTTCTGAAGGGCAGTTGCTGGATGAGTGGCAATCCAAACAGGCATTGCGTCCGTTTGGCCTGCCCTTGCCGGAGGCGCGGCTGTGCCGTCCCGAACAGGCGCTGGAGGAGGCCGAGCACCTTGGTTATCCGTTGGTGCTCAAAGTGGTCAGCGCCGATCTCCCGCACAAAACCGAGGCCGGTGGAGTTGCTCTCAACCTTAAAGACCCGGCGGCGTTGCAATCAGCGCTGGAAAGCATGCGCGGCAATCTCGCAAAACATGCGCCGGGACTGTTGTTCGATCAGGTGCTGCTCGAACGTATGGCGTCGCCGCCCTTGTCTGAGTTGATCGTCGGGATCAAACGCGAAACAGGTTTCGGCCTGGCGCTGGTGATTGGGGCGGGCGGCATTCTGGTCGAGCTGCTCAAGGACAGTCGCAGCCTGTTGCTGCCGACCACCGACCAAGCCATCCACGACGCGCTGCTGAGCCTGCGCTGTGCGCCGTTGCTCACCGGGTTTCGCGGTGGGCCGGCGGTGGACTTGCCGGCGTTGGTCCGTGCGATTCGTGCCGTGGCGGATTACGCCGGCGAAAACGCCGAGCGCTTGCTGGAACTGGATGTGAACCCTTTATTGGTCAATGCCCAAGGCGCGGTGGCGGTGGATGCACTGATCCGCCTGGCCTGA